In Candidatus Bathyarchaeia archaeon, the following are encoded in one genomic region:
- a CDS encoding ATP-binding protein: protein MDKSDPIGFICGTKGDAVSFFLNKGVTLSFGQIVRIHSGERSFYARIVNAESSSTLDTIEQLREAEGKESFGPYSAYRCVAAILFLEKTTGKVRSPTFNPNYRDKVYTASEEDCAVLKLSGELELGQLRSGVQSLGSVGINIEAIPLMMGMFGMTGSGKTNTELILNAQIIDNSPRTVALIFDFAGQLLEGKGIKPQKGLKDHPLFHSKVQYYSSRDGKMTVGLHTISPEKLLTLFPDIGLPQIRLARKLYKKLGKRWIEETREVYGAEGHAGVGRVADYKMKHVIDALMLKLSSLSPDLFPTSDYNFIDNVTQNLCNGITCLIDISGISSEDQNKITCLVAATVARHYKRMWEENYTEWQKLPTLLITLEEAHEFLDPNKPRTIFSDIALTYRKYRVGLNAVTPRPSRINFDVFAELWTKVIMKTELRKDRTYLTENTPYLEYSDTEIKMLDVGEALLISEPKIRFAVPIKVTHYPEYLERRGKEDYGLAETKGLSEMDERLKKLREQESPL, encoded by the coding sequence ATGGACAAGTCTGACCCTATAGGGTTCATATGTGGAACAAAAGGAGACGCAGTCTCTTTTTTCCTCAATAAAGGAGTAACTCTTTCTTTTGGACAAATAGTTCGCATACACTCAGGCGAGAGAAGTTTCTATGCAAGAATTGTTAACGCTGAAAGCAGCTCAACGCTTGACACTATCGAACAATTACGTGAGGCAGAAGGCAAAGAATCCTTTGGACCCTACTCTGCCTACCGCTGTGTCGCCGCTATTCTCTTTTTAGAGAAAACAACTGGCAAGGTGCGCTCTCCAACGTTCAATCCAAACTATAGAGACAAAGTATACACAGCAAGCGAAGAAGATTGCGCTGTCCTGAAACTTTCTGGAGAGTTAGAGTTAGGGCAGCTTCGTTCAGGCGTGCAATCTCTTGGCTCCGTAGGCATAAACATCGAGGCTATACCCCTAATGATGGGCATGTTCGGAATGACAGGCTCTGGAAAAACAAACACTGAACTTATTTTAAACGCGCAAATAATTGACAACAGCCCCAGAACAGTGGCCTTAATCTTTGACTTTGCCGGACAGCTTCTCGAAGGAAAAGGCATCAAACCCCAAAAGGGATTAAAAGATCATCCACTTTTTCACAGCAAGGTTCAGTATTATTCTTCACGCGATGGAAAAATGACTGTCGGTTTGCACACAATCAGTCCAGAAAAGCTTCTCACGCTTTTTCCTGACATAGGACTTCCTCAAATTAGGCTTGCAAGAAAGCTTTACAAAAAGCTCGGAAAACGCTGGATTGAAGAAACAAGAGAAGTTTATGGCGCTGAAGGACATGCCGGAGTGGGACGCGTTGCAGATTACAAAATGAAGCATGTAATTGATGCTCTAATGCTTAAGCTGTCTTCTCTTTCCCCTGACCTGTTCCCCACTTCTGACTACAACTTCATTGACAACGTAACACAAAACCTATGCAACGGAATCACCTGCCTCATAGACATTTCAGGAATAAGCTCAGAAGACCAGAACAAAATCACTTGTCTCGTAGCGGCGACCGTTGCGCGTCATTACAAGCGCATGTGGGAAGAAAATTATACAGAATGGCAGAAACTTCCAACACTTCTTATCACGCTCGAAGAAGCACACGAATTTCTCGACCCTAACAAGCCACGAACAATATTTTCCGACATCGCCCTGACATACCGCAAATACAGAGTTGGACTTAACGCTGTAACACCGCGACCATCAAGGATTAACTTTGACGTTTTCGCTGAATTATGGACAAAAGTTATAATGAAAACCGAGTTGCGAAAAGATAGAACATACTTAACTGAAAATACGCCTTACTTGGAATACAGCGATACCGAAATTAAAATGTTAGATGTCGGCGAGGCTCTGCTTATATCTGAACCTAAAATTCGATTTGCCGTACCGATAAAAGTTACACATTACCCCGAATATTTAGAGAGAAGAGGAAAAGAGGACTATGGGCTTGCTGAAACAAAGGGTCTTTCTGAAATGGATGAGCGTCTCAAAAAACTGCGTGAACAAGAATCTCCTTTATGA
- a CDS encoding MarR family transcriptional regulator — protein sequence MTDILLILVGMLSAATVGAAIEYYRQLRRVQREYEKAREVVEDIVLSFNRQLRQEAGKLETVAYKVHSISSKSDSAVSKAENVDKQLHVLETKLNGVVEDKDKMLARLEEVDKKLRDIVASHETLNAKVSTIEEQARRITAVPEAKIEAVIPIKRDKVMAPLTDTEIAVLEMLAMEGAKTAPEIKERVKLSREHTARLMKKLYEEGYLERDTNKIPFRYSVKKEMEKLLKKTESEAT from the coding sequence TTGACTGATATTTTGCTAATTCTTGTGGGCATGTTGTCTGCTGCGACCGTAGGTGCTGCAATTGAATATTATAGGCAGCTTCGCAGAGTTCAGAGAGAATATGAAAAGGCGCGAGAAGTTGTTGAAGACATTGTTCTGAGTTTTAATAGGCAACTTAGACAGGAAGCAGGAAAATTGGAGACTGTTGCATACAAGGTTCATTCGATTTCTTCAAAAAGTGACAGCGCAGTTAGCAAGGCGGAAAATGTTGATAAACAGTTACATGTTTTGGAAACAAAGCTCAATGGGGTTGTAGAAGATAAGGATAAAATGTTAGCAAGACTAGAAGAGGTTGACAAGAAACTGCGTGATATTGTCGCGTCACATGAGACATTAAATGCTAAGGTTTCAACCATAGAAGAGCAAGCACGTCGCATCACAGCAGTTCCAGAAGCAAAAATTGAGGCGGTGATACCTATAAAGAGAGACAAAGTTATGGCTCCATTGACTGACACTGAAATTGCTGTGTTGGAAATGCTTGCAATGGAAGGCGCAAAAACGGCTCCGGAGATTAAAGAAAGAGTTAAGCTGAGTAGAGAACATACGGCACGGTTAATGAAAAAGTTGTATGAGGAAGGCTATCTGGAAAGGGATACAAACAAGATTCCATTCAGATACAGTGTTAAGAAAGAAATGGAGAAACTTTTAAAAAAGACAGAAAGCGAAGCAACGTGA
- a CDS encoding pyridoxal phosphate-dependent aminotransferase: MHTEDYLLVSHFKPAERLKTIKSSGIRRFFALAQKTPGIINLTVGEPDFTPPPHVLEAYSRAAKEGKTHYTLTNGIPELREALSQKAYKDYNLRYDPDAEILVTVGGTEAIFLALFSLVNPGDEVLIPNPGFVCYEPSILLAGGVPVSVPLFEESGFKPSVENVTSLITKKSRVIILNYPNNPTGAVLSHDEAAALAKIAVEHDLIVISDEVYEKILYDEAKHCCFATFRGMRERTLVVNSFSKTYAMTGLRVGYVYGPRELVAPLWLAHQYTVACVNTPAQYAALAALNGPHDSVVSMVQEFDRRRHLVYDRLNEIEGFACKLPKGAFYVFPNVKDFGMSSEEVAEFLAKESRVATVPGSAFGSHGEGYLRISYAASYEQLEEALTRIEKAVKKRR; this comes from the coding sequence ATGCATACTGAGGATTACCTCTTGGTTTCACACTTCAAGCCAGCAGAACGCCTAAAAACCATAAAAAGCTCTGGAATACGCCGATTTTTCGCTTTAGCGCAAAAAACACCAGGAATTATTAATTTAACTGTTGGAGAACCTGATTTTACGCCTCCACCGCATGTTTTAGAGGCGTATTCTCGTGCTGCAAAAGAAGGAAAAACACATTACACACTAACTAACGGCATTCCAGAACTTAGAGAAGCTCTCTCTCAAAAAGCTTACAAAGACTACAATCTCCGTTACGACCCAGACGCTGAAATACTAGTCACAGTTGGCGGAACAGAAGCAATCTTTCTTGCGTTATTTAGTTTAGTAAACCCTGGCGATGAAGTGTTAATTCCCAATCCTGGATTTGTGTGTTATGAACCAAGCATTTTGCTGGCTGGTGGTGTTCCTGTTTCTGTTCCTCTCTTTGAAGAAAGTGGGTTTAAGCCGTCGGTTGAAAATGTGACGTCACTAATCACAAAAAAGTCACGTGTGATAATTCTAAACTATCCCAACAATCCCACAGGCGCCGTTCTTTCGCATGATGAGGCTGCCGCGCTGGCAAAAATCGCTGTCGAACATGATTTGATTGTGATTTCTGATGAGGTCTACGAGAAAATTCTCTATGACGAAGCGAAACACTGTTGCTTTGCTACTTTTCGTGGGATGCGCGAGCGTACGTTAGTTGTTAACTCGTTTTCTAAAACTTATGCGATGACTGGATTGAGGGTTGGGTATGTTTATGGACCACGGGAACTTGTCGCTCCTTTGTGGCTGGCGCACCAGTATACCGTCGCTTGCGTAAATACTCCTGCACAGTATGCTGCGCTGGCTGCATTAAATGGTCCTCATGACTCTGTCGTGAGCATGGTTCAAGAATTTGATAGACGACGCCATCTAGTGTACGATAGACTTAACGAGATTGAAGGCTTTGCTTGTAAACTTCCGAAAGGCGCGTTCTACGTTTTTCCAAACGTAAAGGACTTTGGCATGTCCTCTGAAGAAGTTGCAGAGTTTCTTGCCAAAGAATCCCGCGTAGCAACAGTTCCAGGCTCTGCCTTTGGCAGTCATGGAGAAGGGTACCTACGCATTTCTTACGCTGCATCTTATGAACAATTAGAAGAGGCGTTAACCAGAATAGAAAAAGCTGTGAAGAAACGTAGGTAG
- a CDS encoding carbon-nitrogen hydrolase family protein — protein sequence MKEKFKVSLAQISCKCGDKAANIKKIEKLVSKAKEQAADLVIFPELSLTGYVVRDQIYELAETIPGPSTKIIEGITRKAKMHMVFGMPELSEKAQATVYNSAVLVGPDGFIGKYRKMHLPTHSVFEEKRYFRPGYQTAVFDTKLGKVGLIICYDIFFPEVSRLARLAGAQLIVCISASPAVRKTFFEALIVARAIENTAFLAYVNLVGIEDGLQFWGGSRLIGPNGKILVQAKYDDEDLVTCDVDYTDIRPVETFVPTLKDLRPELFDKLKEAAENL from the coding sequence ATGAAAGAAAAATTCAAAGTATCTCTCGCACAAATAAGCTGCAAATGCGGAGACAAAGCAGCGAACATAAAGAAAATAGAAAAACTGGTTTCTAAGGCGAAGGAACAAGCGGCGGACCTTGTGATTTTTCCAGAACTTTCATTAACAGGTTATGTTGTAAGAGACCAAATTTACGAGCTAGCGGAAACAATACCTGGACCATCAACCAAAATCATCGAAGGAATCACTAGAAAGGCAAAAATGCACATGGTTTTCGGCATGCCAGAACTAAGTGAAAAAGCACAAGCGACTGTCTACAATTCAGCAGTTCTTGTAGGCCCCGATGGTTTTATCGGAAAATATCGTAAAATGCACCTTCCAACTCATAGCGTCTTCGAAGAAAAGAGATATTTCAGGCCTGGATACCAAACGGCAGTATTTGACACCAAACTTGGAAAAGTAGGTTTAATCATATGTTACGATATCTTCTTTCCAGAAGTAAGTAGACTAGCACGCCTTGCCGGTGCGCAGTTAATAGTGTGCATCTCTGCTTCGCCAGCAGTGCGGAAAACATTTTTTGAAGCATTAATAGTTGCCAGAGCCATAGAAAACACGGCTTTTCTAGCGTATGTAAATTTGGTAGGCATAGAAGATGGTTTACAGTTTTGGGGCGGAAGTAGACTAATAGGCCCTAACGGAAAAATTCTTGTGCAAGCAAAGTATGATGATGAAGACCTTGTGACATGTGATGTGGACTACACGGACATAAGACCAGTTGAGACGTTTGTTCCCACGTTGAAAGACTTGCGCCCAGAGCTTTTTGACAAGCTGAAGGAAGCCGCAGAGAACCTTTAG
- a CDS encoding NAD+ synthase codes for MELTPSILDLNWQEVKAKITRFIKDYFEKTKAKGIIVSLSGGIDSSTVAVLSALAIGKGKVLGLMLPEKETYNAKDVKHAELVAKKFGLKKELIDITPVLEAFYNSIPIFAPADNLCKGNIKARARMIYAYYYANRLNMLVCGSSDKSETMMGYFTKWGDVAADISPIMDLYKTQVRKLAYHIGVPKEIVKKPSSPALWPGQFAETELGIKYEKLDLVLYGLEHFMKTEEIAKQLKIEKELVEKIKHRWLAAEHKRRMLLTTKIEYRTVGADFRLPRNMP; via the coding sequence TTGGAGTTGACGCCTTCAATTCTGGATTTGAACTGGCAAGAAGTAAAGGCCAAAATAACTAGGTTCATCAAGGATTACTTTGAGAAAACCAAAGCAAAGGGCATTATTGTATCGCTATCTGGAGGAATTGACAGCAGCACAGTCGCAGTACTTTCAGCCTTAGCTATTGGCAAAGGCAAAGTTTTGGGACTCATGCTACCAGAAAAAGAAACCTACAACGCTAAAGATGTTAAACACGCAGAGCTTGTCGCTAAAAAATTCGGGTTAAAAAAAGAACTAATTGATATCACTCCTGTATTAGAAGCATTCTATAATTCAATACCAATCTTTGCTCCAGCAGATAACCTTTGCAAGGGTAACATAAAAGCACGAGCCAGAATGATTTACGCGTACTACTATGCAAACAGGCTTAACATGCTCGTTTGCGGAAGCTCGGACAAATCAGAAACAATGATGGGCTACTTTACAAAGTGGGGTGACGTTGCCGCAGATATATCACCAATAATGGACCTCTACAAAACTCAAGTTCGAAAACTTGCGTATCACATAGGGGTACCAAAAGAAATCGTTAAAAAACCATCTTCGCCAGCATTGTGGCCAGGACAGTTTGCAGAAACAGAGCTTGGCATAAAATATGAAAAACTTGACCTTGTTCTTTATGGACTGGAACATTTCATGAAAACAGAAGAAATAGCAAAGCAACTAAAAATAGAGAAAGAACTTGTGGAAAAGATAAAGCATAGATGGCTTGCCGCAGAACATAAAAGGCGGATGTTGTTAACAACAAAAATCGAATACCGAACTGTGGGAGCAGATTTTAGACTCCCACGCAATATGCCCTAG
- a CDS encoding geranylgeranylglyceryl/heptaprenylglyceryl phosphate synthase, with the protein MIGRVEKYLLEKIESEGSIHMTLIDPEKVTPPQASRIAAKANLSGTSAIMIGGSTFTSSTHLDHVVKAVKRTVKIPVILFPNNVTGITRYADAIWFMSLLNSVDPYFLMGAQVLGAPLVKKHRLEPIPMGYIIVGEGGTAGIVGRAVPVPYNKPELAAAHALAGQYLGMRFIYLEAGSGAKKPVPPEMIHAVKHYIDVPLIVGGGIRSRTQALAAASAGADIIVTGNVVENNEVKQKVSEIVEGIRQGKM; encoded by the coding sequence ATGATAGGGCGTGTTGAAAAATATCTCCTTGAAAAAATTGAGTCAGAAGGGTCAATTCACATGACCCTTATAGACCCAGAAAAAGTGACACCTCCTCAAGCTTCTAGAATTGCCGCCAAAGCAAACTTAAGCGGCACCTCTGCTATAATGATTGGCGGATCAACATTTACTTCCAGCACACACTTAGATCACGTTGTTAAAGCCGTCAAGCGTACAGTAAAGATTCCAGTAATCCTTTTTCCAAATAACGTAACAGGCATAACGCGTTACGCTGACGCTATCTGGTTTATGTCTCTCTTAAATTCTGTTGACCCTTATTTCTTAATGGGTGCGCAAGTTTTGGGGGCTCCCTTAGTTAAGAAGCATAGGTTAGAGCCGATTCCCATGGGGTACATAATTGTTGGTGAGGGTGGCACAGCCGGCATCGTTGGCAGAGCGGTTCCAGTTCCCTACAATAAGCCAGAACTGGCTGCGGCACATGCTTTAGCTGGGCAGTATCTGGGTATGCGCTTCATATATTTGGAAGCTGGCTCTGGCGCCAAAAAACCTGTTCCTCCTGAAATGATTCATGCTGTTAAACATTACATTGATGTTCCCTTGATTGTTGGAGGCGGCATAAGATCCAGAACGCAAGCTTTAGCGGCAGCTTCGGCTGGTGCGGACATAATCGTCACTGGTAATGTTGTCGAAAACAATGAAGTTAAGCAAAAAGTTTCTGAGATTGTAGAAGGCATAAGGCAAGGCAAGATGTGA
- a CDS encoding DNA polymerase II large subunit, which produces MNGPMSEAYRQYMETLESKLNQLYTISEKARAKGLDPTLKPECIIAKDLADLVEGLVGPKGVAESIRELSKRLPREEIAFKIAEEIVYGKFGHMEAEAAAEQSIRTALAILTEGLTAAPLQGVAKVKIKTNRDRTQYLAIYFAGPIRSAGGTDQALTLVVGDFVRRLLGLDRYKPTEEEILRFIEEVRLYERSVSRFQFHVSDDELRKALQWLPVEVTGTESDPVEVSSFRNLPRVETNRVRGGALRVVNDGVVGRALKVLTIIEKLGIQGWDWLKEFRKKSEKKSAGFMDDVIAGRPIFSFPSRRGGFRLRYGRARNTGLSAVGIHPATMLVLQGFLAAGTQLRLELPGKGGIAVPVDTVEPPIVRLKNGSVIRVTLENFNAIKGEIEKILFLGDMLIGYGDFLYSSKSLAPSGYVEEWWVEDLRKAISEQFNGNLEVITETTKIPFERLTAFLADPFFYKPDVKEAIVLSLALRVPLHPSFTFFWPYLSSVEELKLLRNWLHNAEVQFENSVCCEIVGEIEANVKQALETICLPHEVFNSKIHIKDEDAHAFAFCLGYGKSFDENFSSTQTILGVIKLLSGVEVREKAPTLVGARMGRPEKAKRREMKPLVHVLFPIGLSGGSQRDIVEAAKKEPAFVEVVKRKCPVCKTFTFRIICPVCGSETILEKSCPRCGRTLNAEECPSCKVLVQFYQKQVINFREMLEGACSRLGVSTPKILKCVKGLTNEKKVPEILEKGVLRARHGLSVYKDGTIRFDVTNAPLTHFKPSEIGVSVERLRQLGYTHAVDGAELTEPNQVCELKLQDVIVPVKCAEYFVHVADFIDELLTKVYGLSPYYNVKRVEDLVGHLVAGLAPHTSVSIIGRILGFTNLNVCYAHPIWHSAKRRDCDGDEDALMLALDTLLNFSREYLPAQIGGIMDAPLLLIPIVNPQEVQRQAHDVDVAKAYPLEFYEKTWEHTEARQVSHLIDIIEYRLGSEAQFEGFGFTTPVSNVNMGNVDSAYKLFKTMVEKLNSQLELAEKIEAVDARKVALKVLTKHFIRDIAGNLRAFSTQGFRCKSCNKHFRRLPLRGKCPSCGGQLTLTVYRGGIEKYLEAAEHLVKKYRLPRYYSQRISLVREEINALFKGQKPKQISLMDFA; this is translated from the coding sequence TTGAATGGTCCAATGAGCGAAGCTTATCGGCAATACATGGAGACTTTAGAAAGTAAACTAAACCAACTATACACCATAAGCGAAAAAGCCAGAGCAAAAGGTCTTGACCCAACATTAAAACCCGAGTGCATAATTGCTAAAGATTTAGCCGATCTTGTAGAAGGTCTTGTTGGACCGAAAGGTGTTGCAGAAAGTATAAGAGAGTTAAGCAAAAGGCTACCAAGGGAAGAGATAGCGTTCAAAATCGCTGAAGAAATCGTTTATGGCAAATTTGGGCATATGGAAGCTGAAGCAGCAGCGGAGCAATCAATACGCACCGCACTTGCAATTCTAACAGAAGGGCTGACAGCCGCGCCTCTTCAAGGGGTAGCAAAAGTAAAAATTAAAACAAACCGTGATCGAACACAATATCTCGCAATCTATTTTGCCGGTCCCATCAGATCAGCAGGTGGAACAGACCAAGCTCTTACACTAGTTGTTGGAGACTTTGTGCGGCGATTGTTGGGTCTTGACCGTTATAAGCCTACAGAAGAAGAGATTTTACGTTTCATTGAGGAAGTTAGACTCTATGAACGTTCTGTAAGCCGCTTTCAATTTCATGTTTCAGATGATGAATTGCGTAAGGCGCTTCAGTGGCTTCCAGTTGAAGTAACGGGCACGGAATCCGATCCTGTGGAAGTTTCTTCTTTTAGGAATCTTCCGCGGGTAGAGACTAACCGTGTAAGAGGTGGTGCATTAAGGGTTGTGAATGATGGTGTGGTTGGGCGTGCGCTTAAAGTCTTAACGATAATTGAGAAGCTTGGGATTCAAGGGTGGGATTGGCTTAAGGAGTTTCGTAAGAAATCTGAGAAAAAGTCTGCAGGGTTTATGGATGATGTTATTGCTGGGCGTCCAATCTTTTCATTTCCGTCGAGGCGTGGAGGGTTTCGTTTAAGATATGGTAGAGCTCGGAACACTGGTTTGTCTGCTGTGGGCATTCATCCTGCGACTATGCTAGTTCTTCAAGGTTTTCTGGCGGCTGGCACTCAACTTCGTTTGGAACTTCCCGGAAAAGGCGGCATTGCTGTTCCTGTGGATACTGTGGAGCCGCCTATTGTTCGGTTGAAAAATGGGTCTGTTATTCGAGTTACTCTTGAAAATTTCAATGCTATAAAAGGCGAAATAGAAAAAATTCTGTTTTTAGGAGACATGTTGATTGGTTATGGCGATTTCTTGTATAGCAGTAAATCTCTTGCGCCTTCTGGATACGTTGAAGAGTGGTGGGTTGAAGATTTACGGAAAGCGATTTCAGAGCAATTTAATGGAAATTTGGAGGTTATAACAGAAACTACGAAGATTCCATTTGAGAGGTTAACTGCTTTCTTGGCAGATCCGTTCTTTTACAAGCCCGATGTTAAGGAAGCTATTGTATTATCACTAGCTTTACGCGTACCCCTACACCCGTCTTTTACATTCTTCTGGCCGTACCTTTCTTCAGTTGAAGAGCTTAAACTATTAAGAAACTGGCTTCATAATGCAGAAGTACAATTTGAAAATAGCGTTTGCTGCGAAATTGTTGGAGAAATTGAGGCAAATGTCAAGCAAGCGTTGGAAACAATCTGTTTGCCACATGAAGTTTTCAATAGCAAGATTCACATTAAAGATGAAGATGCCCATGCGTTTGCGTTTTGTCTTGGCTATGGGAAATCTTTCGATGAGAATTTTTCATCCACGCAAACTATTCTCGGTGTGATTAAGTTACTCTCTGGCGTGGAAGTACGGGAAAAAGCTCCAACTCTCGTTGGTGCTAGGATGGGAAGACCCGAAAAAGCGAAAAGGCGGGAGATGAAACCTCTTGTCCACGTTCTTTTTCCTATAGGTTTGTCTGGTGGTTCTCAACGAGACATAGTTGAAGCGGCAAAAAAGGAACCAGCATTTGTAGAAGTTGTCAAGCGTAAATGTCCTGTTTGCAAGACTTTCACATTTAGGATTATTTGTCCGGTATGCGGCTCTGAAACCATTCTCGAGAAAAGTTGTCCCAGATGCGGGAGAACTTTGAATGCAGAAGAATGTCCATCCTGTAAAGTGCTCGTGCAGTTCTATCAAAAGCAAGTAATTAACTTTAGAGAAATGCTTGAAGGCGCGTGTAGTCGTCTAGGTGTTTCCACACCCAAAATATTGAAATGCGTCAAAGGTTTAACGAATGAGAAAAAGGTTCCAGAAATCCTTGAAAAGGGCGTTTTGCGTGCAAGACATGGGTTGTCAGTCTACAAGGATGGAACAATTCGTTTTGATGTTACAAACGCTCCTTTGACGCATTTCAAACCTTCTGAAATTGGCGTTTCTGTGGAAAGGCTTAGGCAATTGGGCTACACTCACGCAGTTGATGGTGCAGAATTAACCGAGCCAAATCAAGTGTGCGAATTGAAACTTCAAGATGTTATAGTTCCGGTGAAATGTGCGGAGTACTTTGTGCATGTTGCAGACTTTATTGATGAGCTCTTAACGAAAGTCTATGGGCTTTCGCCTTACTATAACGTTAAGCGAGTGGAAGACCTTGTTGGACATTTAGTTGCAGGTCTAGCTCCACATACTTCTGTCAGTATTATAGGGCGCATTTTAGGCTTTACCAACTTAAACGTGTGTTATGCGCATCCAATCTGGCATTCAGCCAAGCGTAGAGACTGCGACGGCGACGAAGACGCTTTAATGCTTGCTTTGGACACTCTGCTCAATTTTTCCAGAGAGTATTTGCCCGCGCAGATAGGCGGAATAATGGATGCTCCACTGCTTCTTATTCCAATTGTTAATCCACAAGAAGTGCAAAGGCAAGCGCACGATGTGGATGTCGCTAAAGCTTACCCCCTAGAATTTTATGAAAAAACATGGGAACATACAGAGGCTAGACAAGTAAGCCACCTCATTGACATCATCGAATACCGTCTTGGTTCAGAGGCACAATTTGAAGGGTTCGGCTTCACGACTCCGGTGTCAAATGTTAACATGGGAAATGTTGATAGTGCGTATAAATTGTTCAAAACGATGGTTGAAAAACTAAATAGTCAGCTTGAGTTAGCTGAGAAAATTGAGGCTGTGGATGCTAGGAAGGTAGCCTTAAAGGTTTTAACTAAACATTTTATTCGAGATATTGCTGGAAACTTACGTGCTTTCTCGACACAAGGTTTCAGATGCAAATCGTGCAACAAGCATTTTCGACGGTTGCCTCTTCGCGGTAAGTGCCCCTCTTGTGGAGGGCAATTAACTCTCACTGTCTATCGTGGTGGAATTGAGAAGTATCTTGAGGCAGCGGAGCACCTTGTCAAGAAGTATCGGTTGCCGCGGTATTATTCTCAGAGAATTTCACTTGTAAGAGAGGAAATTAACGCTTTGTTTAAGGGGCAAAAGCCAAAGCAGATAAGCCTAATGGATTTTGCTTAA
- a CDS encoding ArsR family transcriptional regulator translates to MLKEIYHPNAYLTRIRNVKLGLKARTRILNTLEGRSLDVRAIMKEAGMRYGVVMHHLKLLEVEGIVERKGNKPRVWGLTGLGQKRLENLG, encoded by the coding sequence ATGCTAAAAGAGATTTATCATCCTAATGCCTACTTGACACGTATAAGAAACGTCAAGCTTGGGCTTAAAGCTAGAACACGAATTTTGAATACTCTTGAGGGGCGTTCCCTCGACGTTAGAGCCATTATGAAAGAGGCGGGAATGCGTTATGGTGTTGTTATGCATCATTTGAAGCTTCTTGAGGTTGAAGGGATAGTTGAGAGAAAAGGCAATAAACCGCGCGTTTGGGGTCTCACGGGTTTAGGGCAGAAGCGATTGGAAAATTTAGGTTAA
- a CDS encoding MazG nucleotide pyrophosphohydrolase domain-containing protein has translation MHISRFQKMMRQIYFHRDSKRGIDGTYNWLADEVKELGEALKANNKKALEDEFADVIAWLASLANVANVDLEQAALNKYPNQCPKCKRTPCKCTF, from the coding sequence TTGCACATATCAAGGTTTCAAAAAATGATGCGCCAAATATACTTTCATAGAGATTCCAAACGTGGAATAGATGGAACATATAATTGGCTTGCAGACGAAGTGAAAGAATTAGGCGAAGCGTTAAAAGCAAACAACAAAAAAGCGTTAGAAGACGAATTTGCAGATGTCATTGCATGGTTAGCTTCACTCGCAAACGTCGCCAACGTAGACCTAGAACAAGCAGCACTAAACAAATATCCTAATCAATGCCCAAAATGTAAACGCACACCATGCAAGTGCACTTTTTAA
- a CDS encoding GNAT family N-acetyltransferase has product MSITIRKYRDTDREECRSLWRELIEWHREIYQDSTIGGEHPKDYFDKYLTKFGCEQLWVAVAVSKVVGLVGLIVEGNEAEIEPLIVSRSYRGKGIGRKLVERAVSEARLLRVRFLSVRPVARNIQAIRFLHKQGFQNLGHVELFIDFSEYVWKQKVDLFGCCFKF; this is encoded by the coding sequence ATGTCTATCACTATTCGTAAATACCGAGATACTGACCGAGAAGAATGCCGCTCTTTATGGCGCGAATTAATAGAATGGCATCGTGAAATTTACCAAGATTCCACAATCGGTGGAGAGCATCCAAAAGACTATTTTGATAAATATCTTACAAAGTTTGGATGCGAGCAGCTTTGGGTGGCGGTTGCTGTTTCTAAAGTGGTTGGGCTTGTAGGATTGATTGTTGAAGGGAATGAGGCGGAAATAGAGCCCCTCATTGTTAGTAGAAGTTATCGTGGCAAGGGAATTGGAAGAAAACTAGTAGAACGGGCTGTTTCGGAAGCGCGATTATTGAGAGTGCGATTTTTATCTGTAAGACCTGTGGCACGAAACATCCAAGCTATTCGATTCCTTCACAAGCAAGGCTTTCAGAATCTTGGGCATGTTGAGCTCTTCATAGATTTCTCAGAATATGTTTGGAAGCAAAAAGTTGACCTCTTTGGATGTTGTTTTAAGTTCTGA